A genomic segment from Sulfuritalea hydrogenivorans sk43H encodes:
- a CDS encoding type II secretion system protein, whose amino-acid sequence MTRQGGFTLVEMVMAIVITGIVAGIVAVFIAKPVEGYVSTARRAGMTDVADLALKRMALDIRTAVPNTVRIAGAGRFLEFIPARTGGRYCTDSDSGCNPLDFATADLSFDVLGEAHDAAENEFLVIYNTGQTGLNAYLATDNRRTIAAGTTTTAITFAGTSFPFASPSSRFQVVPVTGPVTYACEGVGGAATGTGSLRRYTGYGFNGTQPTTGLGTGALLADNLTGCIFTYGAVSATNGMVSLQLTVTRENESISLFHQIHVDNAP is encoded by the coding sequence ATGACAAGGCAGGGTGGCTTCACGCTGGTCGAGATGGTCATGGCCATCGTCATCACCGGGATTGTCGCCGGGATTGTCGCGGTATTCATTGCCAAACCGGTTGAGGGCTACGTTTCCACTGCGCGCCGGGCCGGCATGACCGATGTTGCCGACCTTGCCTTGAAGCGCATGGCGCTGGACATTCGCACCGCGGTGCCCAACACCGTGCGCATAGCCGGTGCGGGAAGATTTCTGGAGTTCATCCCCGCTCGCACGGGAGGGCGCTATTGCACCGATAGCGACAGCGGCTGCAATCCGCTCGATTTTGCCACCGCCGATCTCAGCTTTGACGTTCTGGGCGAGGCGCACGACGCCGCGGAAAACGAGTTTCTTGTGATTTACAACACCGGCCAGACCGGCCTCAACGCCTATCTCGCCACGGACAACAGACGAACCATCGCAGCGGGAACCACCACCACCGCGATCACTTTCGCGGGCACGTCGTTTCCATTCGCCTCGCCCTCCAGTCGCTTCCAAGTGGTGCCGGTGACAGGCCCGGTTACCTACGCATGCGAGGGCGTCGGCGGCGCGGCGACGGGTACCGGAAGCCTGCGACGCTATACCGGCTACGGATTCAACGGCACGCAGCCTACAACGGGCTTGGGAACCGGGGCGCTGCTGGCTGACAATCTGACCGGCTGTATCTTCACCTATGGCGCGGTATCGGCAACCAACGGCATGGTCAGCTTGCAACTTACAGTCACTCGTGAAAACGAGTCGATATCCCTTTTCCATCAGATCCATGTCGACAACGCGCCCTGA
- a CDS encoding DUF6701 domain-containing protein, producing the protein MAAAKYARTSGNWGVNGNWSSTSCAAAGATTFPTAGDDVTICNGISIAVESGAARTANSVTIDTGANATGLTFAAATSSLNVTNNVTISIPTGAVTKQINVGAGTLTVGGNVTLTGGSAAARDALLTVSTGLVTINGGLTINATVATSSTVSITNAAGRINVAGAAGVANGDALYVDAGTFNVTNPAATLTTTHTLATGIAVTTRVTSGTLAIAGNAVVDSGTTGLKTMSLTTGVITVGGTLSVTAAAATADAGDATVSVTTGRLTVAGNTTVTGGTTANRDALLTVTGAGAAGQGINIGGTLNIVAPTIAGSATVSSTNATGRITVSGAGGINNGDTLTVGIGLVSVTNAAATLTTTNTTGLAATTSVTSGTLAIAGNAVVDSGTNGLKQMTLTTGVITVGGTLSVTAAAATANTGDATVSVTTGRITVTGNVDLTGGSNANRDALLTVTGATALGNGINIGGTLNIASTVAGSSTVSLGTGSRVTLTGTGGINNGDTLSIGAGILTITNGGAALNNSNGAILATTTISSGTLSIVGHLNNAAGETMTLGSGNVIVGGNFTSNGTLTPGTSTVTLNGTAAQTISGTSPVTLRTLDVTNATNPNITLATNVVVNTLTGTVVLTSTCPTDYTLTSTTPAQVLHSCITPGGFNAFEPPVSPTTCATLPVATNSGPIKTKIAGTTYPLCVVALNSSPTPQIMTTFTGNVKVEVVPTLNCLTTPTVLATMSPVALATGRASLTFSAVANAYMDVSVRISYPTTSPTVVKCSTDKYAIRPNSLSFTVTDGDWETAGTTRTLNNVSTPGGTKHKAGRPFTITATAWNGAGTPAIATNYAGSPTASIASHIIPSTCLNGTACTLNGGTFEDGTAGDGIVTSTTASYAEVGAFKMQLIDTTFAAVDALDSTNSERYITSGTVDVGRFVPDHFSLSSGSRMPACTASGAVLSYMGQPFALAATLLAQNFAGGTTENYHPSGGGYAPATVAWQAENANSGTNLTARLVNASSTWNKGSYTVNSSTATFNRVAATTPDGPYDSLQLGIALTDPDGPVLGGLDMDAATSSDCTTTPPCTAVKVGAPVSARFGRLRLSNAFGAEQLSLNMPALLEYYDGSKWLPSATDNCTTFAALVGPSAALTLTPSGSTTPRCGVLTSTCTAASGFACNSANPVANGNLGLCLTAPSAKGFTDVPFGPIPAYLQFNAVTTPSARASFGIYSQGGNSKRIIYRRETR; encoded by the coding sequence ATGGCCGCAGCCAAATATGCGAGGACGAGCGGCAACTGGGGAGTCAATGGCAACTGGAGTTCGACGAGTTGCGCCGCCGCCGGCGCGACCACGTTCCCGACCGCGGGCGATGACGTCACGATTTGCAACGGCATCTCCATCGCCGTTGAGTCCGGCGCCGCCCGGACAGCCAACTCGGTCACGATCGATACCGGTGCCAACGCTACAGGGCTGACGTTTGCCGCTGCCACCTCCAGCCTCAACGTCACCAACAACGTCACCATCAGCATTCCGACCGGTGCGGTAACCAAACAGATCAACGTCGGCGCCGGCACGCTCACTGTCGGCGGCAACGTGACACTTACCGGCGGTTCCGCCGCGGCCCGGGATGCACTGCTCACGGTCAGCACAGGACTCGTCACCATCAACGGCGGACTGACCATCAATGCCACCGTGGCCACCTCGTCCACGGTTTCCATTACCAACGCGGCCGGAAGAATCAACGTGGCCGGGGCCGCAGGCGTTGCCAACGGGGATGCCCTGTACGTTGATGCCGGGACATTCAATGTCACAAATCCTGCCGCCACGCTGACTACAACCCATACTCTTGCAACCGGAATCGCCGTGACCACCCGGGTGACCTCCGGAACGCTGGCCATCGCCGGCAACGCCGTGGTGGATTCCGGCACGACCGGACTCAAGACTATGTCGCTCACCACCGGTGTCATCACCGTCGGCGGCACTCTGAGCGTGACCGCGGCAGCGGCGACCGCCGATGCCGGCGATGCCACCGTCAGCGTCACCACCGGACGCCTCACCGTGGCCGGCAACACCACCGTGACCGGAGGCACGACAGCCAACCGCGACGCCCTGCTGACCGTCACCGGCGCGGGCGCCGCCGGTCAGGGAATCAACATCGGCGGCACGCTGAATATCGTTGCGCCGACTATCGCCGGATCGGCGACGGTGTCGTCCACCAACGCCACCGGCCGCATCACGGTCAGCGGCGCGGGCGGGATAAACAATGGCGATACCCTGACGGTCGGTATCGGCCTTGTCAGTGTCACCAACGCCGCCGCCACGCTGACCACCACCAACACGACCGGACTTGCCGCGACCACCAGCGTGACCTCGGGAACGCTGGCCATCGCCGGCAATGCCGTGGTGGATTCCGGCACCAACGGGCTCAAGCAAATGACGCTCACCACCGGCGTCATCACCGTCGGCGGCACTTTGAGCGTGACGGCGGCTGCGGCGACCGCCAATACCGGGGACGCCACCGTCAGCGTCACCACCGGACGCATCACCGTAACCGGGAACGTCGACCTGACCGGCGGCAGCAACGCCAACCGCGATGCCTTGCTGACCGTCACCGGCGCCACCGCTCTCGGCAACGGCATCAATATCGGCGGCACGTTGAACATTGCGTCGACAGTCGCAGGGTCTTCCACGGTATCGCTCGGCACGGGAAGCCGGGTCACACTCACCGGTACCGGGGGCATCAACAACGGCGACACCCTGAGCATCGGCGCCGGCATCCTGACCATCACCAATGGAGGTGCCGCGCTGAACAACAGCAACGGCGCCATCCTGGCAACCACCACCATTTCGTCCGGCACGTTGTCCATCGTCGGTCACTTGAACAACGCGGCGGGCGAAACCATGACATTAGGTTCAGGGAATGTCATCGTCGGCGGCAACTTCACCAGCAACGGCACGCTCACGCCGGGCACCTCGACGGTGACGCTGAACGGCACCGCCGCGCAGACGATCAGCGGAACCAGTCCGGTCACTCTGCGCACCCTGGATGTGACCAATGCGACGAATCCAAACATCACGCTGGCAACCAATGTCGTAGTGAACACCCTGACCGGCACGGTGGTACTGACCTCGACCTGCCCCACCGATTACACGCTGACCTCGACCACGCCGGCTCAGGTGTTGCATAGCTGCATTACTCCCGGCGGCTTCAACGCCTTCGAGCCGCCCGTATCGCCAACCACCTGCGCAACGCTGCCGGTAGCCACCAATTCCGGGCCGATCAAGACCAAAATCGCCGGAACCACCTATCCGTTGTGCGTGGTCGCACTGAACAGCTCCCCGACACCGCAAATCATGACAACTTTCACCGGCAACGTTAAGGTAGAGGTGGTTCCCACCCTCAATTGCCTTACCACCCCGACGGTGCTCGCCACCATGTCGCCGGTGGCGCTGGCCACCGGTCGCGCCAGCCTCACCTTCAGCGCCGTGGCAAACGCCTATATGGACGTCAGCGTCCGCATCAGTTATCCGACGACCTCACCCACCGTCGTCAAGTGCTCCACGGACAAGTACGCCATCCGGCCCAACTCGCTTAGCTTCACGGTAACCGACGGCGACTGGGAAACGGCCGGCACCACCCGCACGCTGAATAATGTCTCGACCCCCGGCGGAACAAAGCACAAGGCCGGAAGACCGTTCACCATCACCGCCACCGCCTGGAACGGCGCCGGCACCCCGGCAATTGCCACCAACTACGCCGGCTCGCCGACCGCAAGCATCGCATCGCACATCATCCCCAGTACCTGCCTCAATGGCACGGCCTGCACCCTGAACGGCGGTACTTTCGAAGATGGCACCGCCGGCGATGGCATAGTCACCTCGACGACAGCAAGCTACGCCGAGGTCGGCGCCTTCAAAATGCAACTTATCGACACCACGTTTGCGGCCGTCGACGCATTGGATTCCACCAACAGCGAGCGCTACATTACATCCGGCACGGTGGATGTCGGGCGCTTCGTGCCGGACCACTTTTCGCTGTCGAGCGGCTCGCGGATGCCAGCCTGTACAGCCAGCGGCGCAGTGCTGAGCTACATGGGCCAGCCGTTCGCCTTGGCGGCAACCCTGCTGGCGCAGAATTTTGCCGGCGGTACCACCGAGAACTATCATCCTTCGGGAGGGGGCTATGCACCGGCGACAGTCGCGTGGCAAGCCGAAAATGCCAACAGTGGCACCAATCTCACCGCACGCCTGGTCAACGCCAGCAGCACCTGGAACAAAGGCAGCTACACGGTGAATTCGAGCACCGCCACCTTCAACCGTGTGGCAGCAACCACGCCGGATGGCCCCTATGACAGCCTGCAACTCGGCATCGCGCTCACCGATCCCGACGGCCCGGTGCTTGGCGGGCTGGACATGGATGCCGCCACCAGCAGCGACTGCACGACTACGCCGCCCTGCACCGCCGTGAAGGTGGGGGCACCCGTCAGCGCACGCTTCGGCCGCCTGCGCCTGTCCAACGCCTTCGGCGCCGAACAACTGTCGCTGAACATGCCGGCGCTGCTCGAATACTATGACGGAAGCAAATGGCTTCCCAGTGCGACCGACAACTGCACGACCTTTGCCGCCCTGGTCGGACCGTCGGCGGCCCTGACGCTAACCCCGTCGGGCAGCACCACGCCGCGTTGCGGAGTGCTGACCAGCACCTGCACCGCAGCCAGCGGATTCGCCTGCAATTCGGCAAACCCGGTTGCCAACGGAAACCTTGGCCTCTGCCTGACGGCACCTTCCGCCAAGGGCTTCACCGATGTCCCCTTCGGCCCGATTCCCGCCTACCTGCAGTTCAACGCGGTGACCACGCCCTCGGCACGCGCCAGCTTCGGCATCTACAGCCAGGGCGGCAACTCAAAGCGAATCATCTACCGCAGGGAAACCCGCTAA
- a CDS encoding prepilin-type N-terminal cleavage/methylation domain-containing protein translates to MTIPHKQIQRGFTIIELVVVIVILGIMAVVVLPRMDSLGGFEAAGFRDQTVAILRFAQKSALAQRRAVCVSVGATGVTLTIDTTTPPNDSCDAALVPPFTPRAGSGLAGSGFSFLRMGQTNQGSDITLTIAGADPVRIDAVTGYVR, encoded by the coding sequence ATGACTATCCCGCATAAGCAGATTCAGCGCGGCTTCACCATCATAGAACTGGTCGTGGTTATCGTGATTCTCGGCATCATGGCGGTGGTAGTACTGCCGCGGATGGATTCGCTGGGAGGCTTTGAAGCGGCAGGATTTCGCGACCAGACTGTTGCGATTCTGCGCTTCGCTCAGAAGTCGGCTCTGGCGCAACGGCGGGCGGTATGCGTTTCAGTGGGAGCGACAGGCGTGACTCTCACCATCGATACCACGACACCGCCGAATGATTCCTGCGATGCCGCTTTGGTTCCGCCCTTCACGCCGCGAGCAGGCAGCGGGCTGGCGGGAAGTGGTTTCAGCTTTCTGCGCATGGGCCAGACCAATCAGGGCAGTGACATTACCCTCACCATTGCAGGAGCCGATCCCGTCAGGATCGATGCGGTGACCGGCTATGTACGCTAG
- the ispH gene encoding 4-hydroxy-3-methylbut-2-enyl diphosphate reductase, with amino-acid sequence MNILLANPRGFCAGVERAIAIVERALEKFGAPIYVRHEVVHNRYVVDGLKAKGAVFVEELSEVPDGATVIFSAHGVPLSVRIEADKRGLKVFDATCPLVTKVHLEVSRLHKQGYEIVMIGHKGHPEVEGTMGQATGRMYLVENVEDVVQLKPTVGADGTVALAYVTQTTLSVDDAQAIVAALRARFPHIVGPKKDDICYATQNRQDAVKAMAGKVDVVIVVGSKNSSNSNRLREVAAIGGIPAYLVDGADQIDAGWLQGDARVGVTAGASAPEVLVNGVVERLKEFGAGSIETLDGAAENINFALPRELLGK; translated from the coding sequence ATGAACATCCTGCTCGCCAACCCAAGAGGTTTCTGCGCCGGCGTCGAGCGCGCGATCGCCATCGTCGAGCGCGCGCTGGAAAAATTCGGCGCGCCGATCTACGTGCGGCACGAGGTGGTGCACAACCGCTACGTGGTCGACGGCCTCAAGGCCAAGGGTGCGGTGTTCGTCGAAGAGCTTTCCGAAGTGCCCGACGGCGCGACGGTGATTTTCAGCGCCCACGGCGTGCCGCTGTCGGTACGGATCGAAGCCGACAAGCGTGGCCTCAAGGTATTCGACGCCACCTGCCCGCTGGTGACCAAGGTGCATCTCGAAGTCTCGCGCCTGCACAAGCAGGGCTACGAGATCGTCATGATCGGGCACAAGGGCCACCCCGAAGTCGAAGGCACCATGGGCCAGGCCACCGGCCGCATGTATCTGGTGGAAAACGTCGAGGATGTGGTTCAGCTAAAGCCGACAGTCGGCGCTGACGGTACGGTGGCGCTGGCCTACGTGACGCAGACCACGCTCTCGGTGGACGACGCACAGGCCATCGTCGCGGCGCTGCGCGCGCGCTTTCCGCACATCGTCGGGCCGAAGAAGGACGACATCTGCTACGCCACGCAAAATCGCCAGGACGCCGTCAAGGCGATGGCCGGCAAGGTCGACGTGGTGATCGTGGTCGGCTCGAAGAACAGTTCGAATTCCAACCGTCTGCGCGAAGTCGCGGCGATCGGCGGCATCCCGGCCTACCTGGTGGATGGCGCCGATCAGATCGACGCCGGGTGGCTGCAAGGCGATGCGCGGGTGGGCGTCACCGCTGGCGCGTCGGCGCCCGAGGTGCTGGTCAATGGCGTCGTGGAACGACTCAAGGAATTCGGCGCCGGTAGCATCGAAACCCTGGACGGCGCGGCGGAGAACATCAATTTCGCCTTGCCGAGGGAATTGCTGGGCAAGTAG
- a CDS encoding type IV pilus modification PilV family protein, whose product MFIVIVSVGLAGILMSLNVSVRSSADPLQPKQALAIAEAMLEEVLLKPYVPVSGYVASCPTTCDRPQFDDIDDYANYGPVTATSIDGLITLAGYTVQVRVPVATVAIGTVPMKQITVTVVPPSGAGHAISLTGYRADY is encoded by the coding sequence GTGTTCATCGTCATCGTCAGTGTCGGATTGGCCGGTATATTGATGTCGCTGAATGTGTCGGTGAGGAGTAGTGCCGATCCGCTGCAGCCAAAGCAGGCTCTGGCGATTGCCGAAGCGATGCTGGAGGAGGTTCTTCTGAAACCCTATGTTCCGGTGAGCGGTTACGTCGCATCCTGTCCGACAACCTGCGATCGCCCTCAATTCGACGATATAGACGACTATGCAAATTATGGCCCCGTGACCGCGACGTCGATTGACGGTTTGATAACTCTGGCGGGTTACACCGTGCAGGTGCGAGTTCCCGTTGCAACGGTCGCTATTGGTACCGTTCCAATGAAGCAGATCACGGTTACGGTGGTCCCGCCGAGCGGCGCCGGACATGCCATCTCGCTGACCGGCTATCGGGCGGACTACTGA
- a CDS encoding heavy metal translocating P-type ATPase metal-binding domain-containing protein — protein sequence MQIKDSVFIVTGGASGLGAGTARMLVAQGGKVVMADLNEAAGKALEAELGGNARFVATNVADEASARACVAAAQAAFGGLHGLVNCAGIATAEKVLGKNGPHALDTFAKTITVNLVGSFNMIRLASEVMSQGAPNAAGERGVIVSTASVAAYDGQIGQAAYAASKGGVVGMTLPIARELARFGIRVMTIAPGIFETPMLLGMPQEVQDALGKMVPFPSRLGKPAEYAALVRHIVENEMLNGEVIRLDGAFGWLRSKPGCDHSGLSMADCYHCGLPIPADADFPVEIERVRREMCCAGCQAVAQAIVDNGLADYYRHRDAMPESPREALPQALAEFGLFDHPDVQKNFVRRVEGPAGEHEQEAALILEGITCAACVWLNESHVRRQPGVTSIDINYTTRRARVRWDERVTRLSAILEAIAAIGYRAHPYDVGRSEELAQKERKAALWRLFVAGFGMMQVMMYAVPVYLADGDMTPDIEQLMRWASLILTVPVIGYSAAPFFVSAWRDLKLARVGMDVPVALGVGAAFAASVWATLIAAGEVYFDSVTMFVFFLLSGRYLEMMARQKAARSVETLARAIPAFAMRLAGWPGSTEGQHVAVAELRVGDAVQIKPGETVPADGCVLDGESAADESLLTGESRPVPKVAGDALIGGSVNTASPLVMRVERVGEATRVAAIQRLMERAAAEKPRLVEMADRVAGRFIIALLVLAVATALAWWWIDASRALWVFVAVLVVSCPCALSLATPAALTVATGALAARGVLVTRGHAIEALARADRFIFDKTGTLTLGRMTLVEVMPVRDDAARALALAAALERGSEHPIARALAAGAADAGTSTAIGVDGLRATTGAGVEGAIEGRIWRLGRPEFAAALHAMPVPPEVQSTVGAGDTVIALGSADGWQAFFRLSDGLRPEAAAMAANLSKAGIKLSIFSGDAPAAAGHVGAALGIADARGGLSPEDKHAALRVLQDAGETVAMVGDGVNDAPVLAQAQVSIAMGGGADLARANADVVLLGNDLRALPEGLALARRTVRIVKQNLAWAFAYNFLAIPLAMAGWVTPWMAGIGMSASSLLVVLNALRLQRK from the coding sequence ATGCAGATCAAGGACAGTGTTTTCATCGTCACCGGCGGGGCTTCCGGCCTCGGCGCGGGTACCGCGCGGATGTTGGTGGCGCAGGGCGGCAAGGTGGTCATGGCCGACCTCAACGAGGCCGCCGGCAAGGCGCTGGAGGCCGAGCTGGGCGGCAATGCGCGCTTCGTCGCCACCAACGTCGCCGACGAGGCCAGCGCCAGGGCCTGTGTGGCGGCGGCACAGGCGGCCTTTGGCGGCCTGCACGGGCTGGTCAATTGCGCCGGCATCGCCACGGCGGAAAAGGTGCTGGGCAAGAACGGCCCGCACGCGCTGGATACGTTTGCGAAGACCATCACGGTGAATCTGGTCGGTTCGTTCAACATGATCCGCCTGGCGTCCGAAGTCATGAGCCAGGGCGCGCCGAACGCGGCCGGCGAACGCGGCGTGATCGTCAGCACCGCGTCGGTGGCGGCCTACGACGGCCAGATCGGGCAGGCGGCCTATGCGGCGTCGAAGGGCGGCGTGGTCGGCATGACCCTGCCGATCGCCCGGGAACTGGCGCGCTTCGGCATTCGCGTGATGACCATTGCCCCGGGAATCTTCGAGACGCCGATGCTGCTGGGCATGCCGCAGGAAGTGCAGGACGCGCTGGGCAAGATGGTGCCCTTCCCCTCGCGCCTGGGCAAGCCGGCCGAGTACGCGGCGCTGGTGCGGCATATCGTCGAGAACGAAATGCTCAATGGCGAGGTGATTCGCCTCGACGGCGCGTTCGGATGGCTCCGAAGTAAGCCCGGTTGTGACCATTCCGGCCTGAGCATGGCCGACTGTTACCACTGCGGCCTGCCGATTCCGGCGGACGCGGATTTCCCGGTCGAGATCGAGCGGGTCCGCCGCGAGATGTGCTGCGCCGGCTGCCAGGCGGTGGCGCAGGCCATCGTCGACAACGGCCTCGCCGATTACTACCGCCATCGCGATGCGATGCCGGAGTCCCCGCGCGAGGCCTTGCCGCAGGCCCTGGCCGAGTTCGGCCTGTTCGATCATCCCGATGTGCAGAAGAACTTCGTGCGGCGGGTCGAGGGACCGGCGGGTGAGCACGAGCAGGAAGCCGCGCTGATCCTCGAAGGCATCACCTGCGCCGCTTGCGTCTGGCTCAACGAGTCGCATGTGCGCCGCCAGCCCGGCGTGACCTCCATTGACATCAACTACACGACGCGACGCGCGCGGGTGCGCTGGGACGAGCGCGTCACCAGGCTGTCGGCCATCCTCGAAGCCATCGCCGCGATCGGCTACCGCGCCCATCCCTACGACGTCGGGCGTTCCGAGGAACTGGCGCAGAAAGAACGCAAGGCCGCGCTGTGGCGGCTGTTCGTCGCCGGCTTCGGCATGATGCAGGTGATGATGTACGCCGTGCCGGTGTACCTCGCCGATGGCGACATGACGCCCGACATCGAGCAGCTGATGCGCTGGGCCAGCCTGATCCTGACCGTGCCCGTGATCGGCTATTCGGCGGCACCATTTTTCGTCAGCGCCTGGCGGGACCTGAAGCTCGCGCGCGTCGGCATGGACGTGCCGGTGGCGCTGGGCGTCGGCGCGGCCTTCGCGGCGAGCGTATGGGCCACGCTGATTGCCGCCGGCGAGGTGTATTTCGATTCGGTCACCATGTTCGTCTTCTTCCTGCTCTCCGGCCGCTATCTGGAAATGATGGCACGGCAAAAGGCGGCGCGCAGTGTGGAAACGCTGGCGCGTGCGATTCCGGCGTTCGCCATGCGTCTCGCGGGCTGGCCCGGCAGCACCGAGGGCCAGCATGTCGCGGTGGCCGAGTTGCGCGTTGGCGACGCGGTGCAGATCAAGCCCGGCGAGACGGTGCCGGCCGACGGCTGCGTGCTCGATGGCGAGAGCGCGGCGGACGAATCCCTGCTGACCGGCGAGAGCCGTCCGGTACCGAAAGTGGCGGGCGATGCCCTGATCGGCGGCAGCGTGAATACCGCGAGCCCCCTGGTGATGCGCGTCGAGCGCGTCGGCGAGGCGACCCGCGTGGCCGCCATCCAGCGCCTGATGGAGCGCGCCGCGGCGGAAAAGCCGCGCCTGGTGGAAATGGCCGACCGCGTCGCGGGACGCTTCATCATTGCCCTGCTGGTGCTGGCGGTGGCGACGGCGCTCGCCTGGTGGTGGATCGATGCCTCGCGCGCCCTGTGGGTGTTTGTCGCCGTGCTGGTGGTCAGTTGCCCGTGCGCCTTGTCGCTGGCGACCCCGGCGGCGTTAACGGTGGCGACCGGCGCGCTGGCCGCGCGCGGCGTGCTGGTGACGCGCGGCCATGCGATCGAGGCGCTGGCGCGCGCCGACCGTTTCATTTTCGACAAGACCGGGACGCTGACGCTGGGCCGCATGACGCTGGTCGAGGTGATGCCGGTGCGCGACGATGCAGCACGCGCGCTGGCGCTGGCCGCCGCGCTCGAACGCGGCTCCGAGCATCCCATCGCGCGGGCCTTGGCCGCCGGCGCCGCAGATGCCGGAACGAGTACCGCAATCGGCGTTGACGGCTTGCGCGCCACCACCGGGGCGGGTGTCGAGGGCGCGATCGAGGGCCGGATCTGGCGGCTTGGCCGTCCCGAATTCGCCGCCGCGCTGCATGCCATGCCGGTGCCGCCGGAGGTGCAGTCAACAGTCGGCGCTGGCGACACGGTGATTGCATTGGGCAGCGCGGACGGCTGGCAGGCATTTTTCCGTTTGAGCGACGGCTTGCGTCCGGAGGCCGCTGCGATGGCCGCGAATCTCTCGAAGGCAGGCATCAAGCTGTCGATCTTCAGCGGCGACGCGCCGGCCGCCGCCGGGCATGTCGGCGCGGCACTGGGCATTGCCGATGCGCGCGGCGGATTGTCGCCTGAGGACAAGCATGCTGCGCTGCGCGTGCTGCAAGACGCCGGCGAAACGGTGGCGATGGTCGGCGACGGCGTCAATGACGCGCCGGTGCTGGCCCAGGCCCAGGTGTCGATCGCCATGGGCGGCGGCGCCGATCTGGCAAGGGCCAACGCCGACGTGGTGCTGCTCGGCAACGACCTGCGGGCGTTGCCAGAGGGCCTTGCATTGGCGCGGCGCACGGTGCGCATCGTGAAGCAGAACCTGGCCTGGGCTTTCGCCTACAATTTCCTCGCGATCCCGCTGGCCATGGCCGGCTGGGTGACCCCCTGGATGGCCGGTATCGGCATGTCGGCCAGTTCGCTTCTGGTCGTGCTCAACGCCTTGCGGTTGCAGAGGAAATAG
- the ccoS gene encoding cbb3-type cytochrome oxidase assembly protein CcoS — MDILYLLIPLSLALVFVIAALFWWSLRSGQYEDLEGPGHRILMDDDQTDIRRNRSAIDPDQGAAGDK, encoded by the coding sequence ATGGACATCCTTTATTTGCTGATTCCTCTGTCACTGGCGCTGGTCTTCGTGATTGCCGCGCTGTTCTGGTGGTCGTTGAGGAGCGGGCAGTACGAGGACCTCGAAGGTCCCGGCCACCGCATCCTGATGGACGACGACCAGACGGATATTCGCCGGAATCGCAGCGCAATTGACCCAGATCAAGGAGCGGCGGGTGATAAATAA